A stretch of the Candidatus Baltobacteraceae bacterium genome encodes the following:
- a CDS encoding DUF192 domain-containing protein: protein MNATRDKVIARNVVRANSEVERTVGFLRKSRVGDDDGIWFPRCNLIHTIGMRARIDVVFVDDAARVLRVVNAAPPWRILSGGSRASHAIELAPGIVERSGLALGDLLVLDDGA, encoded by the coding sequence GTGAACGCCACGCGGGATAAAGTCATCGCGCGTAACGTGGTGCGGGCGAACTCCGAAGTCGAGCGAACCGTCGGATTTCTGCGCAAGAGCCGAGTCGGCGATGACGACGGAATTTGGTTTCCGCGCTGCAACCTGATTCACACGATCGGCATGCGCGCGAGGATCGACGTGGTGTTCGTGGACGACGCCGCTCGCGTGTTGCGCGTCGTCAACGCCGCGCCGCCGTGGCGAATTCTCTCCGGCGGCAGCCGCGCGTCTCACGCGATCGAACTCGCACCGGGAATCGTGGAACGGAGCGGTTTAGCCCTTGGCGATCTGCTGGTGCTTGACGATGGCGCTTAG